A part of Vulcanisaeta moutnovskia 768-28 genomic DNA contains:
- a CDS encoding helix-turn-helix transcriptional regulator, with translation MSNERSLLRNVLIIIGIIILGVSAYLLYGAIIMVNYMAYYHCMGMMCGMMMYYPLFLPVALLTVGVMMIITPIILIKPDGFSQGLSYEIGQRDAVESGSMTGNSDDYYGRVLKLLPKAEREVLEYVIRSGGEIFQYQIMRDLGLSKVQAWRIVHRLEEKGLLEVVKVKGRNIVRLKDFNKTN, from the coding sequence ATGAGTAATGAACGTAGTTTATTGCGTAATGTATTGATTATAATAGGTATTATAATATTGGGGGTAAGCGCGTACCTGCTTTATGGCGCAATTATCATGGTTAATTATATGGCCTATTACCACTGCATGGGTATGATGTGTGGAATGATGATGTACTACCCGTTATTCCTACCTGTGGCATTATTAACGGTGGGTGTGATGATGATAATAACGCCAATCATACTAATAAAACCCGATGGGTTTTCCCAGGGATTAAGTTATGAGATAGGGCAGAGAGATGCTGTGGAAAGTGGTTCCATGACCGGCAATTCTGATGATTACTATGGTAGAGTTCTAAAATTACTGCCTAAGGCTGAGCGTGAGGTCCTTGAGTACGTGATTAGGTCAGGCGGTGAGATCTTTCAATACCAAATAATGAGAGATTTAGGGCTATCAAAGGTTCAGGCATGGAGGATCGTTCATAGGCTTGAGGAGAAGGGCCTGCTCGAGGTTGTTAAGGTTAAGGGTAGAAATATAGTAAGATTGAAAGATTTTAATAAAACCAACTAG
- a CDS encoding fumarylacetoacetate hydrolase family protein — protein MKLLSFLWNGTVRVGVYTDKGILDLPSAYVSIYEAAEAPSFLYDMKALISGGEPALNIIKDLLDKSLRSGDTDLFRDPNTITWLPPVINPEKILCVAVNYRAHGEESSAKPLDRPYFFPKFPNALVGHNQPILKPRVSKQVDWEAELALIISRRGKYIDINKAFDYVFGYLILNDVSMRDWQFPSKEPYGMDWIYGKSMDSSTPVGPYIVTKDEIPDPHNLRLTLRVNGNVEQDDNTRNLIFKIPELIHWASQGVTLKPGDYISTGTPSGVGFPKGKFLKNGDIVEAEIEKVGTLRNTVIEE, from the coding sequence GTGAAGCTCCTTTCCTTTCTGTGGAATGGCACTGTCAGGGTTGGCGTATACACAGACAAGGGTATTTTGGATCTCCCAAGTGCCTACGTGAGTATTTATGAAGCAGCCGAAGCGCCGAGCTTTCTCTATGACATGAAGGCATTAATAAGTGGGGGTGAACCTGCCCTAAACATTATCAAGGACTTATTGGATAAGTCGTTAAGGAGTGGAGATACGGACCTATTCAGAGATCCTAATACAATTACCTGGTTACCGCCGGTGATTAACCCTGAGAAGATTCTGTGCGTTGCTGTTAATTACAGGGCTCATGGTGAAGAAAGCAGCGCTAAACCCCTCGATAGACCGTACTTCTTTCCAAAATTCCCCAACGCACTCGTTGGTCATAATCAACCAATACTCAAGCCGAGAGTCTCGAAACAAGTTGATTGGGAGGCCGAGCTAGCCCTGATCATTAGCAGGAGAGGTAAGTACATAGACATTAATAAGGCATTTGACTATGTCTTCGGCTACCTAATCCTTAATGATGTGTCAATGCGTGACTGGCAATTCCCAAGTAAGGAACCCTACGGGATGGACTGGATATACGGTAAGAGCATGGACTCATCAACACCGGTGGGTCCATATATCGTGACTAAGGACGAGATACCAGACCCACACAACCTCAGGCTTACGCTTAGAGTTAACGGCAATGTGGAGCAGGACGATAATACGAGGAACCTAATATTCAAGATACCCGAGTTGATCCATTGGGCATCCCAGGGAGTAACGCTAAAGCCTGGCGATTACATAAGCACGGGAACACCATCAGGCGTGGGCTTCCCGAAGGGGAAATTCCTAAAGAATGGTGATATTGTTGAGGCGGAAATCGAGAAAGTAGGCACCCTAAGAAACACAGTCATTGAGGAGTGA
- a CDS encoding FAD-dependent oxidoreductase has product MKFALKCSPGQKIERRSERIAIIGAGPAGLGAAGYLICKGFQVDVYDKLPEPGGLMIFGIPEYRVPKKNVRAGVKELIELGVNFILRTKIVADEEEHADGDEFAENKVHFEQLINNYNAVLIATGTWRSRNLGVPGENLKGVYLALDYLYRIYTSELGYLPKSVIYPTGDKVAVIGAGLTAVDAAIEAQRQGAKEVYVLYRRTINEAPAGKAEIQGLIKRGINFVELVGIMEVLGKEHVEAVKLIKMRLGKPDRSGRPAPEPVPGSEYTMDVDTVIAAVGEVPTPPFKDGCCGIKVTPHNTIDIDQKHRTTRKGVFAAGDVATGPSLIGKALKNGIDAAMAIEEYLLKGGWREK; this is encoded by the coding sequence GTGAAGTTCGCACTTAAGTGTTCTCCAGGACAGAAGATTGAGAGGCGTAGTGAGAGGATTGCCATAATTGGCGCTGGTCCAGCGGGTCTTGGCGCTGCTGGTTACTTAATATGTAAGGGTTTTCAGGTTGATGTTTATGATAAGTTGCCAGAGCCTGGTGGATTAATGATATTTGGAATACCCGAGTACAGGGTTCCCAAGAAGAATGTGAGGGCTGGTGTTAAGGAGTTGATTGAGTTAGGCGTTAACTTCATATTGAGGACTAAGATTGTTGCTGATGAGGAGGAGCATGCTGATGGAGATGAGTTCGCAGAGAATAAGGTTCACTTTGAGCAGCTTATTAATAATTATAATGCCGTATTGATAGCTACTGGGACATGGAGATCAAGAAACCTTGGAGTACCTGGTGAGAACCTAAAGGGTGTTTACCTAGCCCTTGATTACCTTTACAGAATATACACGAGTGAATTGGGTTACTTACCTAAGTCCGTGATTTACCCAACTGGTGATAAAGTAGCTGTTATTGGTGCTGGCTTAACGGCTGTTGACGCTGCAATAGAGGCTCAGAGACAGGGTGCTAAGGAGGTTTATGTGCTCTATAGAAGGACAATAAATGAAGCACCAGCCGGCAAGGCGGAGATCCAGGGGTTGATAAAGAGGGGGATAAATTTCGTGGAACTCGTTGGCATAATGGAGGTACTGGGTAAGGAACACGTTGAAGCTGTTAAGCTAATCAAAATGAGGCTTGGTAAACCCGATAGGAGTGGTAGACCAGCACCAGAACCAGTACCAGGTAGTGAGTACACCATGGACGTGGACACAGTAATAGCCGCCGTTGGTGAAGTACCAACACCACCATTTAAGGATGGTTGCTGCGGCATCAAGGTAACACCACATAATACAATAGATATTGACCAGAAGCATAGAACAACGAGGAAGGGTGTATTCGCAGCCGGTGACGTAGCCACAGGACCAAGCCTAATAGGTAAGGCACTGAAGAACGGCATTGATGCAGCAATGGCAATTGAGGAATACTTGCTAAAAGGCGGGTGGAGAGAAAAATAA
- a CDS encoding ARMT1-like domain-containing protein yields MLYIETPECILCALESRIQEAKKYGVNDLNTYTHITVHTSSLIPRGRTPLFIESFELITRILNNDDPHADEKKELEDTASLILPRIINDVGNDIVRYLEVAAAANSVDVPMRDYQFDIDDFVNKILEEAVWINTSKDVLRELLSGLRDVGYVVDNSGEFQVDALLIRRLLDMGVRVTVYARGLPYEVDVTADYVSKVLGDRVRVVSTGNRYPVFYNRGLWHDLGAHDLIISKGVGNFEAYLESELKLRVLFLLRAKCGPMIRLLKVPKNSPVVYLRDDK; encoded by the coding sequence ATGCTATATATAGAAACTCCCGAATGCATACTTTGTGCCCTGGAATCTAGGATACAGGAGGCAAAGAAATACGGAGTTAATGATTTAAATACGTACACGCACATAACGGTACACACATCAAGCCTGATACCAAGGGGTAGAACTCCACTCTTTATAGAGTCCTTCGAGTTAATAACGAGAATTCTGAATAATGATGATCCACATGCTGATGAAAAGAAGGAGCTTGAGGATACGGCATCGCTAATACTCCCTAGGATAATTAATGATGTTGGTAATGATATAGTAAGGTACCTTGAGGTTGCTGCCGCTGCAAATTCTGTTGATGTACCGATGAGGGATTACCAATTTGATATTGATGATTTTGTAAATAAAATTCTCGAGGAAGCCGTATGGATAAATACCTCTAAGGATGTGTTAAGGGAGTTATTAAGTGGCTTAAGGGATGTTGGTTATGTTGTTGATAATTCTGGGGAGTTTCAGGTAGATGCACTATTGATTAGAAGGTTATTGGATATGGGTGTTAGGGTTACGGTTTATGCCAGGGGACTGCCCTACGAGGTTGATGTAACCGCGGATTACGTGAGTAAGGTATTAGGGGATAGGGTGAGGGTTGTATCCACGGGTAATAGATACCCAGTATTTTACAATAGGGGTTTATGGCATGACTTAGGTGCTCATGATTTAATTATTTCTAAGGGTGTTGGTAATTTCGAGGCTTACCTAGAGAGTGAACTGAAACTGAGGGTCTTATTCCTGCTTAGGGCTAAGTGCGGACCGATGATTAGATTGCTTAAGGTTCCTAAGAATAGCCCTGTCGTTTATCTACGGGATGATAAATAG
- a CDS encoding initiation factor 2B: protein MSINELLRELREDKIHGASWYFLEGIDIVRTALENGLSTNDIRVLLNELRIVRPGMASILNLADIIEHALNTGLDLGNVISKLRTWYDSTLERLKKQLDKFPVMCGSRAITISYSSAVRTALSRWGKCFEILYVMESKPGDEVSQAVKDYSSHVGNVIPIPDSAIAFFMRNANYVISGADGLYSDGYFLNKIGTETLFIIAHRFDVNTVVISESYKAAAGGVGDVYSIDVNIAGLSTRTPLFDKVPLDLIDYLVTDYGIIKKPKPEDIENLRELFINNILNPSE, encoded by the coding sequence ATGAGCATCAATGAGCTATTGAGAGAGTTAAGGGAGGATAAGATCCATGGGGCGTCTTGGTACTTCCTTGAGGGTATTGATATCGTTAGGACCGCATTAGAGAATGGGCTTAGTACTAATGACATTAGGGTATTGCTTAATGAGTTGAGGATCGTTAGACCTGGCATGGCTTCTATACTAAATCTTGCTGATATTATTGAGCATGCACTGAACACTGGTTTAGACCTAGGTAATGTCATTAGTAAATTAAGGACTTGGTATGACTCCACCCTTGAACGCTTGAAAAAGCAGCTGGACAAGTTCCCCGTCATGTGTGGGTCAAGGGCCATAACCATTAGTTATAGCTCTGCAGTTAGGACAGCCCTCTCTAGGTGGGGTAAGTGCTTCGAGATCCTGTATGTAATGGAGTCTAAACCTGGTGATGAGGTTTCCCAGGCCGTTAAGGATTACTCAAGCCACGTAGGTAATGTAATACCAATACCTGACTCAGCAATTGCATTTTTTATGAGGAATGCTAATTACGTTATTTCAGGAGCAGATGGACTATACAGTGACGGTTACTTCCTTAATAAGATTGGTACGGAAACCCTATTTATCATTGCGCATAGGTTTGATGTGAATACGGTAGTTATTTCTGAGTCATATAAAGCCGCTGCTGGTGGCGTTGGTGATGTGTACTCGATAGACGTTAATATTGCTGGTTTGAGTACACGTACTCCATTATTTGATAAGGTACCTCTTGATTTAATTGATTATTTAGTAACGGATTATGGTATTATTAAGAAACCGAAGCCTGAGGATATTGAGAATTTGAGAGAGCTTTTTATTAATAATATTCTTAATCCAAGTGAGTGA
- a CDS encoding YkgJ family cysteine cluster protein, which produces MRVFQCLRCDDCCYFDNEERGPILFEDELVRIKALAGARGFDIKYRELLINGVKVYRWLIRGYCPFYDRENKACTIHLMKPLVCKMYPLLYNPSTGEVLISKECRWVSDAMNSDESIGLDSFPEETKALEEALSRLYKIKVRIHGQ; this is translated from the coding sequence ATGCGGGTTTTCCAATGTCTTAGGTGTGATGATTGTTGTTATTTTGATAATGAGGAGAGAGGACCCATATTATTTGAGGATGAATTAGTTAGAATAAAGGCCTTGGCTGGGGCTAGGGGCTTCGATATTAAGTATCGTGAGTTATTAATTAATGGTGTAAAGGTATATAGGTGGTTAATAAGGGGTTATTGCCCGTTCTATGATAGGGAGAATAAGGCATGTACGATACACCTGATGAAACCTCTTGTCTGTAAGATGTATCCATTACTGTATAATCCAAGTACAGGTGAGGTATTAATATCGAAGGAGTGCAGGTGGGTTAGTGATGCGATGAATTCTGATGAAAGTATTGGGCTTGATAGCTTTCCTGAGGAAACAAAGGCACTTGAGGAAGCATTATCAAGATTATATAAGATTAAGGTTAGGATCCATGGGCAGTAA
- a CDS encoding DegT/DnrJ/EryC1/StrS family aminotransferase translates to MSDLPAIEGGKPTRLTPLRFKPWITDEDINLVIDVLRSGQLSAIGGKWNTLLEQELTKYLGTKYAATVSNGTAALHVALKAIGIGPGDEVITTPFTFAASATTILHSNAIPTFADIDRETLNIDPASIERAITDRTKAIVVVHLAGYPAEMDEIMKIARERGLYVIEDTAQALGAIYRGKMVGSIGHVGTLSFYPTKTITTGEGGAVVTSDDEIASKARLIRSHGETGKYYYELLGYNYRMTEFQAALGYSQLRRIEEIIKRKENFAKVLMEELQDIENDIIQFPHPRPYIRHAWHLFQVLLSLERLRANRDRIVEALRAEGIEATTVAYPIPLHKEPVIINMMGHGKGCPWTCPFYGRKVTYNPLPNAEWAAERVVTILIGPLYTAEDAVDTARAIKRVLNYYRK, encoded by the coding sequence ATGAGTGATTTACCTGCAATTGAAGGTGGAAAACCAACCAGGCTCACACCTCTTCGTTTTAAACCCTGGATAACGGATGAGGATATTAATCTTGTTATTGATGTACTTAGGTCAGGTCAATTATCCGCTATAGGTGGTAAATGGAACACATTGCTTGAGCAGGAATTGACTAAGTACCTTGGTACTAAGTATGCTGCAACGGTTTCTAATGGTACAGCGGCACTTCACGTTGCTCTTAAAGCAATAGGTATTGGTCCGGGTGACGAGGTAATCACAACACCATTTACATTTGCTGCATCAGCAACAACAATCCTACATTCAAATGCAATACCAACATTTGCTGATATTGATAGAGAAACACTAAACATAGACCCAGCATCCATAGAGAGGGCCATTACTGACAGGACTAAGGCAATTGTTGTTGTTCATCTCGCTGGATATCCTGCTGAAATGGATGAAATTATGAAGATAGCACGAGAAAGGGGATTATACGTTATTGAAGACACGGCTCAAGCCCTAGGCGCGATCTATAGGGGTAAAATGGTTGGCTCAATAGGCCATGTTGGTACATTGAGTTTTTATCCTACGAAGACCATAACGACAGGTGAAGGTGGTGCGGTGGTTACAAGTGATGATGAAATTGCCAGTAAAGCCCGGTTAATAAGAAGTCATGGTGAAACGGGAAAGTATTACTATGAGTTGCTGGGTTATAACTATAGGATGACTGAGTTCCAAGCCGCACTTGGTTATTCGCAATTAAGGAGGATTGAGGAGATTATTAAGCGTAAGGAGAACTTTGCGAAGGTTCTTATGGAGGAACTGCAGGACATTGAGAATGACATTATTCAATTTCCACACCCAAGACCATACATTAGACATGCATGGCACTTATTCCAGGTGCTGTTAAGCCTTGAAAGACTCAGGGCTAATAGGGATAGGATTGTTGAGGCATTAAGGGCTGAGGGTATTGAAGCAACCACCGTAGCATATCCAATACCTCTTCATAAGGAACCAGTAATAATTAATATGATGGGTCATGGAAAGGGCTGCCCTTGGACTTGCCCATTCTACGGTAGGAAGGTAACCTATAATCCATTACCTAATGCTGAGTGGGCGGCTGAGCGTGTGGTGACGATCCTTATTGGACCGTTGTATACAGCAGAGGATGCTGTTGATACTGCAAGAGCGATAAAGCGTGTTCTTAATTATTATAGGAAATGA
- a CDS encoding chromatin protein Cren7, whose translation MVSLEDLARKEYEVEGRRLKPSKVWKVQPKGRKGFVMALFKTPDGKTVRKVIAKVDEQGNIIT comes from the coding sequence ATGGTATCTCTAGAGGATCTGGCGAGGAAGGAGTATGAGGTTGAGGGTAGGAGGTTGAAGCCTAGTAAGGTTTGGAAGGTGCAGCCTAAGGGTAGGAAGGGCTTCGTAATGGCACTGTTCAAGACGCCCGATGGCAAGACAGTAAGAAAAGTCATAGCCAAGGTAGACGAACAAGGAAACATAATAACCTAG
- a CDS encoding PRC-barrel domain-containing protein → MVFKFFSSTKTVEKKFRKYVGRPVVTGDGKVIGTVVSIKLNKGDLKPISITVKMNDGSTREFDINDVNAVFTTDKVVFQKLNDEYTGLVNTFRNEVNSIKERLRDIMDKLNKLSDLLLQGGIKEDLYRDIRDRLEKERVKWIRQCNDKISAINDTLSEIDRKISDAEKRKSELMIKQVVGDLGDDEKNELTGLDELLNQLRKTRSELLSLRMDLEKECY, encoded by the coding sequence ATGGTATTTAAATTCTTTAGTTCGACAAAGACTGTAGAGAAAAAATTTAGGAAGTATGTTGGTAGGCCTGTAGTTACTGGTGATGGTAAGGTAATTGGCACTGTTGTGAGTATAAAATTGAATAAGGGTGATTTAAAGCCCATCTCTATCACCGTTAAAATGAATGATGGAAGCACTAGGGAATTTGATATTAATGACGTTAATGCTGTGTTTACTACGGATAAGGTGGTCTTTCAGAAGCTGAATGATGAATATACGGGTTTAGTTAATACTTTTAGGAATGAAGTGAATAGTATTAAGGAGAGGCTTAGGGATATCATGGATAAATTGAATAAACTCAGCGACCTACTTCTTCAGGGTGGTATTAAGGAGGACTTGTATAGGGATATTAGAGATAGGCTTGAGAAGGAGAGGGTTAAGTGGATTAGGCAGTGTAATGATAAGATTAGTGCAATAAATGATACATTATCTGAAATAGATAGGAAAATAAGTGATGCAGAGAAGAGGAAGAGCGAGTTAATGATTAAACAGGTCGTTGGTGATTTAGGTGATGATGAGAAGAATGAGTTAACAGGTCTCGATGAATTACTTAACCAGTTAAGGAAGACCAGGTCTGAATTGCTTTCATTAAGGATGGACCTTGAGAAAGAGTGCTATTAA
- a CDS encoding ATP-grasp domain-containing protein codes for MPNSVVIIGDSPIPDRPSRDLVIYARDSGLNATYVPISRISVKVDKDGPLTVIRDRPFKVDGVFLRSLGVLIDVETFLRRIITMKLIEESGTVVINPLDGLIRTRNKLETTVILKSKGLPVPDTIGTEDILYAYEMAKSMKDVVIKPLQGSRGYGAVKISDADIAFQIMKTLLTFKKPIYLQKYVEKPNRDIRVMVIDGEVFGCMIRVAPIGQWKTNVAQGAIGKPCINTDKTIMELAIKSVEVLDLIYGGVDIGEGKDGYVIFEVNGSPDWAELTAVTGKNPAKALVLSMLRRLKA; via the coding sequence ATGCCTAATTCGGTCGTTATAATAGGCGATTCGCCAATACCAGATAGACCAAGCAGGGACTTAGTTATTTATGCAAGGGATTCAGGTCTAAATGCCACTTATGTACCTATTTCAAGAATATCAGTTAAGGTTGATAAGGACGGTCCTCTTACGGTCATTAGGGATAGACCATTTAAAGTTGATGGTGTTTTCCTAAGAAGCCTTGGCGTACTTATTGATGTGGAAACCTTCCTTAGAAGGATTATAACGATGAAGCTAATTGAGGAGAGTGGCACTGTGGTTATTAATCCACTTGATGGATTAATAAGAACCAGAAATAAACTTGAAACAACAGTCATACTAAAGAGTAAGGGTTTACCCGTACCTGATACAATAGGTACTGAGGACATATTATATGCATACGAAATGGCTAAAAGTATGAAGGACGTTGTAATAAAGCCGTTACAAGGATCAAGAGGCTATGGGGCTGTAAAGATTAGTGATGCGGATATAGCATTTCAGATTATGAAGACCCTGCTTACGTTTAAGAAACCGATATATCTACAAAAATATGTAGAAAAGCCTAACCGTGATATTAGGGTTATGGTAATTGATGGGGAGGTCTTTGGTTGCATGATTAGGGTTGCCCCAATTGGTCAATGGAAAACAAATGTTGCCCAGGGAGCTATTGGCAAGCCATGCATTAATACTGATAAAACGATTATGGAACTAGCAATAAAGTCTGTGGAGGTTCTTGACCTGATTTATGGCGGTGTCGATATCGGCGAGGGTAAGGATGGTTATGTAATCTTTGAGGTTAATGGTTCACCTGATTGGGCAGAACTAACAGCAGTTACTGGTAAAAATCCGGCAAAGGCCCTTGTGCTCTCTATGTTAAGGAGATTAAAGGCTTAA
- a CDS encoding PfkB family carbohydrate kinase, translating to MFGVLGHAAIDIIRRGSISKKSPGGAPTYCSFYLKQIGIDLIPITLVGRDFNEYIIDYKIRNIPIERICVLDSCNSTSYEITYYDDTRRLRLLSKCRDFSIDDLHDLPDVVVVNPIAREISLDLLQYIRSQVGFVGVDLQGFSRVFDKNNYVNSMINVDDIVRIIESADLVKVSIDDAPMNVFDNIVNKYPSKVIVLTMGAHGSVLLRNNHKFRILTNGIVNVKDPTGAGDVLTCTLTYMLSRGEDLEWSFIFSNAVAVAKTMGEGPYGLISSEIVRKIASELSMRLIRT from the coding sequence ATGTTCGGAGTCCTCGGCCATGCTGCCATTGACATAATAAGAAGAGGATCAATAAGCAAAAAATCACCAGGTGGCGCACCAACATACTGCTCATTCTACCTAAAGCAGATAGGCATTGATTTAATACCAATTACATTAGTTGGTAGGGATTTCAATGAATACATAATTGATTATAAAATAAGGAATATACCCATAGAGAGGATTTGTGTCTTGGATAGTTGTAATAGTACATCGTATGAAATAACTTATTATGATGATACAAGGAGATTAAGGTTATTGTCGAAATGTAGGGACTTTTCTATAGATGACCTTCATGACTTACCTGATGTAGTTGTGGTAAATCCAATAGCTAGAGAGATAAGTCTAGATCTTCTTCAGTACATAAGAAGCCAGGTTGGCTTTGTTGGTGTTGACTTGCAGGGATTCTCCAGGGTATTTGACAAAAATAATTATGTGAATTCGATGATTAATGTTGATGATATAGTAAGAATAATTGAAAGTGCTGACCTAGTTAAGGTCAGTATTGATGATGCGCCAATGAACGTATTTGACAACATAGTTAATAAGTATCCAAGCAAGGTTATAGTACTGACAATGGGCGCTCATGGATCAGTACTATTGCGTAATAATCATAAATTCCGTATCTTAACAAACGGCATTGTTAATGTTAAGGATCCTACCGGGGCGGGTGATGTATTAACGTGCACATTGACTTACATGCTCAGTAGAGGTGAGGATCTTGAGTGGTCATTCATTTTCTCAAATGCAGTTGCCGTTGCCAAAACAATGGGTGAGGGACCGTATGGTCTCATAAGTAGTGAGATCGTTAGGAAAATTGCTAGCGAATTATCAATGCGACTTATTAGAACCTAG
- a CDS encoding helix-turn-helix transcriptional regulator encodes MIFLMLCMTLMSIYNYYLIISIALIQFAVLSSLIYQVFKESKKPIDKESDNSRINKSSSTISQLEFDTVNRNKQGTVGITELINNINEDEVKVLSFLLNKGGDAYQAEIARELELPKSTVSRIIRRLHDKGLITVRRVGRFSYVQVTDIDYVSDIISKLGSNKSH; translated from the coding sequence ATGATATTTCTTATGCTTTGTATGACATTAATGAGCATATACAATTATTACCTTATTATTTCCATAGCTCTCATTCAATTTGCAGTACTATCATCACTCATCTATCAAGTATTCAAGGAATCAAAAAAGCCAATAGATAAGGAATCGGACAATTCTAGGATTAATAAATCATCCTCTACGATAAGTCAGTTAGAATTTGATACAGTAAATAGGAATAAGCAGGGCACTGTGGGTATCACCGAGTTAATTAATAATATAAATGAAGATGAAGTAAAGGTTTTATCCTTTCTATTAAATAAGGGCGGTGATGCCTATCAAGCCGAAATAGCCAGGGAATTGGAATTACCCAAGAGCACTGTTTCTAGAATAATCAGAAGACTACATGATAAGGGGTTAATAACGGTTAGAAGAGTTGGTAGGTTCAGTTATGTACAGGTAACGGATATTGATTATGTAAGCGACATAATCAGTAAACTAGGTTCTAATAAGTCGCATTGA
- a CDS encoding M24 family metallopeptidase, which produces MSIIKNRIKKVSNLFDELSLDVIVIVNEPNLEYFTGIDSGLMFIINRSMDTTLIVPRLDFHRIRDLVNGDTTLIGYSTVEVPQRTPEERLFVSKNLGDYLLREVGLKPSNIIGIDNTDSSIAKELNSVGVRVININDSILRIREVKDDYEVKMIEEATRITEEALDDALKSGLEGKRERDVAAMLYQGMISRGAEDVAFKPIVASGSNGAYPHHVFTDRVIKRGDLVTIDIGARYNLYCTDMTRTVAIGSVSGRLKDAALAVLEAFRKASNSVKPGIKAMDIDLVARNVLSEYGFDTYYIHSTGHGVGIEVHEKPAISPLSDEELRSNEVITVEPGVYIKGVGGIRIEDTILITETGARPISKYPINLF; this is translated from the coding sequence GTGAGTATAATTAAGAATCGCATTAAGAAAGTATCAAATCTTTTTGACGAATTAAGCCTGGACGTAATTGTTATAGTCAATGAACCAAACCTTGAGTATTTTACAGGTATTGATAGTGGTTTAATGTTTATTATTAATAGATCAATGGATACCACATTAATAGTTCCAAGGCTGGATTTCCATAGGATACGGGACTTGGTTAACGGTGATACAACACTCATTGGATACTCCACGGTTGAGGTACCACAACGAACACCTGAAGAAAGATTATTTGTATCTAAAAACCTGGGTGATTACTTACTTAGGGAGGTCGGTCTTAAGCCTAGTAATATTATTGGCATTGATAATACAGACTCCTCCATAGCTAAGGAGCTTAATTCCGTGGGTGTGAGGGTAATAAACATTAATGACTCCATACTAAGGATTAGAGAGGTTAAGGATGATTATGAAGTCAAAATGATTGAGGAGGCTACGAGAATAACTGAAGAAGCCCTTGACGATGCCCTAAAAAGCGGACTTGAGGGTAAGAGGGAGAGGGATGTAGCTGCAATGCTGTATCAAGGAATGATTAGTAGGGGGGCTGAGGATGTTGCGTTTAAGCCCATTGTTGCCTCTGGATCGAATGGCGCATACCCTCATCATGTATTTACAGATAGGGTAATAAAAAGAGGCGATTTGGTGACGATAGATATTGGTGCTAGATATAATCTCTATTGTACTGATATGACAAGGACTGTTGCTATTGGATCAGTAAGCGGTAGACTGAAGGACGCTGCATTAGCAGTACTTGAAGCCTTTAGGAAGGCATCTAACTCCGTTAAACCAGGCATAAAAGCTATGGATATTGACCTAGTTGCAAGAAACGTACTTTCTGAGTACGGTTTTGACACATACTACATACATAGTACAGGGCATGGTGTTGGTATTGAAGTCCATGAGAAGCCTGCAATAAGTCCCTTAAGTGATGAGGAACTAAGATCTAACGAGGTTATAACAGTGGAACCGGGCGTTTACATTAAGGGCGTCGGCGGTATTAGGATTGAAGATACAATATTAATTACGGAAACGGGCGCAAGACCAATAAGTAAATATCCCATAAATCTATTTTGA